In a genomic window of Nodosilinea sp. E11:
- the hypA gene encoding hydrogenase maturation nickel metallochaperone HypA, whose protein sequence is MHETDMTKALILTVRDWWEAQPGQPAIEKVHLTVGKFTCVEPVGLQFAFEVQTRGTFLDGAELVINETPLIAYCHDCQSEYRPEIGLQYACPTCQAPMGDIRSGRELKIDRVEYAEAIAQP, encoded by the coding sequence ATGCATGAAACCGATATGACCAAGGCTCTCATCCTCACCGTGCGCGACTGGTGGGAGGCGCAGCCGGGGCAGCCTGCGATCGAGAAAGTTCACCTGACCGTCGGCAAGTTTACCTGCGTGGAGCCGGTGGGCCTACAGTTTGCCTTTGAGGTGCAGACCCGTGGCACCTTTTTAGACGGGGCCGAGCTGGTGATTAACGAAACACCGCTAATCGCCTACTGCCACGATTGTCAGAGCGAGTACCGGCCCGAAATTGGCCTGCAATACGCCTGCCCTACCTGCCAAGCACCCATGGGCGACATTCGTTCCGGGCGCGAGCTAAAGATCGATCGGGTAGAGTATGCGGAGGCGATCGCCCAACCGTAG
- the hypB gene encoding hydrogenase nickel incorporation protein HypB — protein MHQTFDAALGIDLLHVNQSGADHNRAHFDRWGITCMNIMSSPGAGKTALLERTLEGLHGDLAIAVIEGDMTTELDADRLRQYGVPVVAINTGRSCHLDAKMVAGGIHTLEHSYEPNALDLVLVENVGNLVCPAEFEVGEHAKVALLSITEGEDKPLKYPIMFQEADCLLITKVDLAPYLDVSIEQIAANVRQMNPDVTIISVSAKTGEGLEDWFGWVRDRVSAATSAKTHVHI, from the coding sequence ATGCACCAAACCTTTGACGCTGCTTTAGGAATCGATCTGCTCCACGTCAACCAGAGCGGGGCCGACCACAACCGCGCCCACTTTGACCGCTGGGGCATCACCTGCATGAATATCATGAGCAGCCCTGGGGCGGGGAAGACGGCGCTGCTGGAGCGCACCCTGGAGGGGCTGCATGGGGATCTGGCGATCGCCGTGATCGAAGGCGACATGACCACCGAACTCGACGCCGATCGCCTGCGCCAGTACGGGGTGCCAGTGGTGGCGATTAATACGGGGCGATCGTGCCATCTCGACGCCAAAATGGTTGCTGGTGGGATCCATACCCTAGAGCACAGCTACGAACCGAATGCCCTGGATTTGGTGCTGGTCGAGAACGTGGGCAACCTGGTCTGCCCTGCCGAGTTTGAGGTGGGCGAACACGCCAAAGTGGCCCTACTGAGCATCACCGAAGGCGAAGACAAGCCCCTCAAGTACCCGATCATGTTTCAAGAGGCTGACTGCCTGCTGATCACCAAGGTAGATTTGGCCCCTTACCTGGATGTCAGTATCGAGCAAATCGCCGCCAACGTGCGGCAGATGAACCCCGATGTGACGATTATTTCTGTCTCGGCCAAAACGGGGGAAGGGTTGGAAGACTGGTTTGGATGGGTGCGCGATCGCGTGTCAGCCGCTACTTCGGCTAAGACCCACGTTCACATCTAA
- a CDS encoding 2TM domain-containing protein → MADLTTDSYIRDGEFLYPAEDAQQILSIAIARQTESGELSRTQLLEIADELGISADLVTEAEREWDVKKYELADQKLFDSQRRQRLHHDLAQFLIIGGGVVVFQLVTGGWLWNWLLYITLGPWALQIAWDAWRIYRPNEYSYRKEFQRWRRKQQMKRAVGGVMQRLLRFS, encoded by the coding sequence ATGGCTGATTTAACAACTGATTCGTACATCCGGGATGGCGAGTTTCTGTACCCCGCCGAAGATGCCCAGCAGATTTTGAGCATTGCGATCGCCCGTCAAACTGAGTCTGGCGAGCTTTCTCGTACTCAGCTACTAGAAATTGCCGACGAGCTGGGGATCTCCGCTGACCTGGTTACCGAAGCCGAGCGCGAGTGGGACGTCAAGAAATATGAATTGGCCGACCAAAAGCTGTTTGATAGCCAGCGACGGCAGCGCCTTCACCACGATTTGGCCCAGTTTTTGATCATCGGCGGTGGTGTGGTGGTGTTTCAGCTGGTCACGGGCGGCTGGCTGTGGAACTGGTTGCTCTACATCACCTTAGGCCCCTGGGCACTGCAAATTGCCTGGGATGCATGGCGCATCTATCGCCCCAACGAGTATAGCTACCGCAAAGAGTTTCAGCGCTGGCGGCGCAAGCAGCAGATGAAACGGGCCGTAGGTGGCGTCATGCAGCGGCTGTTGAGATTCTCTTGA
- a CDS encoding CU044_2847 family protein yields MTQLVPIRLEDGTEIYMEATDDVVAPPSAPDPYAETTRTAKGLGMTPQAAQVHAAQSFKAIESTIRTYTSYTMNAFKDMATANVEKVTLEFGLKVGGEAGVPYVTKGTAESNLKITVECSFN; encoded by the coding sequence ATGACCCAACTGGTACCGATCCGCCTAGAGGATGGCACCGAAATCTATATGGAAGCCACCGACGATGTGGTCGCCCCCCCTTCGGCCCCCGACCCCTACGCTGAAACCACCCGCACAGCCAAGGGCCTGGGTATGACCCCCCAAGCCGCCCAGGTGCATGCCGCTCAGAGCTTTAAAGCTATTGAAAGTACCATTCGTACCTACACTAGCTACACCATGAATGCCTTCAAAGACATGGCCACCGCCAATGTCGAAAAAGTCACCCTAGAGTTTGGCCTCAAGGTCGGCGGAGAGGCAGGAGTTCCCTACGTTACAAAAGGCACCGCCGAGAGCAATCTCAAAATTACGGTGGAGTGCTCATTTAACTAA
- a CDS encoding glycerol-3-phosphate acyltransferase yields MTLTQVWGAFLIFVLAPVVGGLPLTGWSTRLLTGQRLRRVGTGNVGVSAAFYHGGKVAGIVAVLLEAAKGIGVVLLARYYFPADPVWEIIALIGLVMGRYWFAKGAGTTNVVWGIAVYDWPTALLTFILSGLGFTIFRERRQGRLLSLVLLPLITALRHQDGALIMAMTCLSVLIAWIYQKLPDDLDLPDDQGRLESRTMFRFFRGDRGLVALDAPLDAAKFGQKAATLGQLRAWGYPVPRGYVLPAGDDPTALLAIADPSPTQPLAVRSSAQDEDMGSASAAGIYQSFLNITDQEGLTAAIVRVFSSYNSQRALAYRQSQSLPERGLAVIVQQQVQGQFSGVAFSRDPITRCGDAVVIEALPGGAEAVVGGQVTPEQYRVLVQPDDLPPLAEIAEADWQISDALTLTVDGEGQTPARLLQQVAYLARHLESRYQGVPQDIEWSYDGEALWLLQSRPITTLQPLWTRKIAAEVIPGTIRPLTWSINRPLTCGVWGEIFTVVLGDRSGGLDFEATATLHHAHAYFNATLLGDIFRRMGLPPESLEFLTRGAKFSRPPLGSTLKNVPGLVRLLRRELKLEQQFTQENRDRFEPALQALANTPNDALTPQELLSRVDTILDLLKQVTYYNILGPLSFALRRALLKVPEESLNPMQNVEIEALEDLRAIAQDIRQVLSTPELDRITDSSSLMSTLAESTDGDSLLQEISQFIAKYGYLSPVGTDIAVATWRENPSPVRELLAQFVRQPPPPKTPSTPAQGRKMALVQRRLDLKGQVNTLYNRLLAELRWSILALATQWQHQGHLAARDDIFFLTLEEIQTVVAKAAPDWRSIRVKIEQRQAQYDQDRQMAVVPYLVFGNEPPSREMALAPGATVRQKLSGIGASAGTVAGPVVVMTQLETVTATTGPFILVVPYTDAGWAPLLARAQGLIAEVGGRLSHGAIIAREYGIPAVMDVTNATQRLHSGQWVRLNGETGIVEVIDTPDDGANHSHTLPSLPPRDEES; encoded by the coding sequence ATGACCCTGACCCAGGTTTGGGGTGCTTTTCTGATTTTTGTGCTGGCTCCGGTGGTCGGTGGGTTGCCCCTGACCGGCTGGTCAACGCGACTGCTGACTGGGCAGCGACTGCGGCGGGTGGGCACCGGCAATGTCGGGGTGTCGGCGGCGTTTTATCACGGCGGCAAGGTGGCGGGCATTGTGGCGGTGCTGCTAGAGGCTGCTAAGGGCATTGGGGTGGTGCTGCTAGCCCGTTATTACTTCCCAGCGGATCCGGTTTGGGAAATTATTGCCCTGATTGGGCTGGTGATGGGGCGCTACTGGTTTGCTAAGGGGGCAGGCACCACCAATGTCGTGTGGGGCATTGCGGTCTATGACTGGCCCACGGCGCTACTGACGTTTATTCTTAGCGGGCTAGGATTTACGATCTTTCGCGAGCGACGGCAGGGTCGACTGCTGTCGCTGGTGCTGCTGCCGCTGATTACCGCTCTGCGCCACCAGGATGGGGCGTTGATTATGGCGATGACCTGTCTTAGCGTGCTGATCGCCTGGATCTATCAAAAGCTACCGGACGATCTCGATTTGCCCGATGATCAAGGACGATTGGAGTCTCGCACCATGTTTCGGTTTTTTCGCGGCGATCGCGGCTTAGTTGCCCTTGATGCCCCCCTCGATGCGGCTAAATTTGGCCAAAAAGCCGCTACTCTGGGCCAGCTGCGAGCCTGGGGCTACCCGGTGCCGCGCGGCTATGTGCTGCCCGCTGGGGATGACCCGACCGCTCTACTGGCGATCGCCGATCCCTCCCCCACTCAGCCGCTTGCCGTGCGATCGTCCGCCCAGGATGAAGATATGGGCAGCGCCTCGGCGGCGGGAATCTACCAGTCGTTTTTGAATATCACCGACCAGGAGGGGCTGACGGCGGCGATCGTGCGGGTGTTTTCCTCCTACAATTCTCAGCGGGCGTTGGCCTATCGCCAGAGCCAGAGCCTGCCAGAACGGGGTCTGGCGGTGATTGTGCAGCAGCAGGTGCAGGGCCAGTTTTCGGGGGTAGCCTTTAGCCGCGACCCAATTACCCGCTGCGGTGATGCGGTGGTGATCGAGGCGCTACCGGGGGGAGCCGAGGCGGTGGTTGGGGGTCAGGTGACGCCCGAACAGTACCGGGTACTGGTGCAGCCCGACGATCTGCCTCCCCTGGCGGAGATTGCCGAGGCCGACTGGCAGATCTCTGACGCGCTAACGCTGACCGTAGACGGCGAAGGCCAAACCCCGGCGCGGCTGTTGCAGCAGGTCGCCTACCTGGCCCGCCATCTGGAGAGCCGCTATCAGGGCGTGCCCCAAGACATCGAGTGGAGCTACGACGGTGAGGCCCTGTGGCTGTTGCAGAGTCGCCCAATTACCACCCTGCAACCCCTGTGGACGCGCAAAATCGCCGCTGAGGTGATCCCCGGCACGATTCGGCCCTTGACCTGGTCAATCAATCGACCCCTGACCTGTGGCGTCTGGGGGGAGATTTTTACGGTGGTGCTGGGCGATCGCTCGGGCGGCCTCGACTTTGAAGCCACCGCCACCCTGCACCACGCCCACGCCTACTTCAACGCCACCCTGCTGGGGGATATCTTTCGCCGCATGGGCCTGCCCCCAGAGAGCCTAGAGTTTTTGACCCGTGGTGCCAAGTTTAGCCGCCCGCCCCTGGGCTCTACCCTCAAGAACGTGCCTGGCCTGGTGCGACTGCTAAGGCGCGAACTCAAGCTGGAACAACAATTTACCCAGGAAAACCGCGATCGCTTTGAGCCTGCTCTGCAAGCCTTAGCCAATACCCCCAACGATGCCCTCACGCCCCAGGAATTGCTGAGCCGAGTAGACACAATCCTCGATCTGCTTAAGCAGGTCACCTACTACAACATTCTGGGACCACTGAGCTTTGCCCTGCGCCGCGCCCTGCTCAAGGTGCCCGAAGAAAGCCTCAACCCCATGCAGAATGTCGAGATTGAGGCCCTGGAGGATCTGCGGGCGATCGCCCAGGACATTCGCCAGGTGCTCTCGACCCCGGAGCTTGATCGCATTACCGATAGCTCTTCGTTGATGTCTACCCTGGCCGAAAGCACCGATGGCGACTCGCTACTCCAGGAGATCAGCCAGTTTATTGCCAAATACGGTTATCTCAGCCCCGTTGGCACCGACATTGCCGTGGCCACCTGGCGAGAAAATCCTAGCCCGGTGCGTGAGCTGCTGGCTCAATTTGTGCGGCAGCCACCCCCACCTAAGACCCCCTCTACCCCTGCCCAGGGTCGGAAAATGGCTCTAGTGCAGCGCCGCCTCGATCTGAAGGGGCAGGTCAACACCCTCTATAACCGGCTGCTGGCCGAGTTGCGGTGGAGCATTTTAGCCCTGGCGACCCAGTGGCAGCACCAGGGCCACCTGGCCGCACGAGACGACATTTTCTTCCTCACCCTGGAGGAGATTCAAACCGTGGTTGCAAAGGCTGCGCCCGATTGGCGATCCATTCGGGTGAAGATTGAGCAGCGCCAGGCCCAGTACGATCAAGACCGGCAGATGGCCGTCGTGCCCTATTTGGTGTTTGGCAACGAACCTCCCAGCCGCGAGATGGCCCTAGCGCCCGGAGCCACCGTGCGGCAAAAGCTGTCTGGCATTGGCGCGAGTGCGGGTACGGTCGCTGGCCCCGTGGTGGTCATGACCCAACTTGAGACCGTGACAGCGACGACAGGCCCCTTCATTCTGGTGGTGCCCTACACCGATGCGGGCTGGGCACCGCTGCTGGCCCGCGCCCAGGGGCTGATTGCTGAAGTGGGCGGCCGCCTTTCCCACGGGGCAATTATTGCCCGCGAGTACGGCATTCCAGCGGTAATGGATGTGACCAATGCCACCCAGCGCCTGCACAGCGGTCAGTGGGTGCGGCTCAATGGCGAAACTGGCATTGTCGAGGTGATCGATACTCCCGACGATGGGGCTAACCACAGCCATACCCTACCTTCTCTGCCCCCCAGAGACGAAGAGAGCTAG
- a CDS encoding App1 family protein: MPINYLNNLRGAVTKRLGMAGPLQVLAYRGYGSADQLCFRGRVLRDDGLHPCDEDWPLWKNALNMFRRFDHDEVSGARLRLTFNDQTHEVETDKAGFFIDEVRPHAPLADDTLWHEAHIELLEPRSDQGSVQAVAQMLVPRSQAQFGVISDIDDTIVHTSATDLWQMIRLAYLGNSQTRLPIPGVPDLYQALQVGGDGQHENPIFYVSSSAWNMYDLFEEFMDAQGLPAGPISLVALDLSWSKLFSFEHSDHKRGEIEPILDQYPELPFILIGDSGQKDPEIYTQIACDHPNRIACIYIRNIPKEHPDRQPELEALAEQVRQAGSELVTFEDAIAVAHHAHDRGWIEAHAIEAVQQSAATASPLPST; the protein is encoded by the coding sequence ATGCCAATCAATTATTTAAATAACCTTAGAGGCGCTGTCACCAAACGTTTGGGTATGGCTGGCCCGCTGCAAGTGTTGGCCTACCGGGGCTACGGCAGCGCCGACCAACTCTGCTTTCGGGGCCGAGTGCTGCGCGATGATGGCCTTCACCCCTGTGACGAAGACTGGCCGCTGTGGAAAAATGCCCTCAATATGTTTCGCCGGTTTGACCACGATGAAGTGTCTGGGGCGCGGCTGCGGCTAACTTTTAACGACCAAACCCACGAGGTGGAAACCGATAAAGCGGGCTTTTTTATCGATGAGGTGCGGCCCCATGCCCCCTTGGCCGACGATACTCTATGGCACGAAGCCCACATTGAACTGCTAGAACCTCGCTCTGATCAGGGAAGCGTTCAGGCGGTGGCCCAGATGCTAGTGCCGCGATCGCAGGCGCAGTTTGGCGTGATCAGCGATATTGATGACACCATTGTGCACACCAGCGCCACCGATCTGTGGCAGATGATTCGGCTAGCCTACTTGGGCAATAGCCAAACCCGTCTGCCCATACCGGGGGTACCAGACCTCTACCAGGCGCTTCAGGTGGGGGGCGATGGGCAGCACGAGAACCCGATTTTCTACGTCTCCAGCAGCGCCTGGAACATGTACGACCTGTTTGAAGAGTTCATGGATGCCCAGGGGCTACCCGCCGGGCCGATCTCCCTGGTGGCCCTCGATCTGTCTTGGTCGAAATTGTTTTCCTTCGAGCACAGCGACCACAAGCGCGGCGAAATCGAACCTATTCTCGACCAATACCCCGAGTTGCCCTTTATTTTGATTGGCGATAGCGGCCAAAAAGACCCCGAGATCTACACTCAGATCGCCTGCGACCATCCCAATCGCATCGCCTGCATTTACATCCGCAACATTCCTAAAGAACACCCCGATCGCCAACCCGAACTAGAGGCTCTAGCAGAGCAAGTACGGCAAGCCGGTAGTGAGCTAGTGACCTTTGAGGATGCGATCGCCGTTGCCCACCATGCCCACGATCGCGGCTGGATTGAAGCTCATGCGATCGAGGCCGTGCAGCAGTCTGCCGCCACCGCCTCGCCCCTTCCCTCCACCTAG
- a CDS encoding M23 family metallopeptidase — protein sequence MNGHRGGAQALSWIVVLSVGIGMMAELIQSTAQGIADELGAVAETASAHPWLGASFPLENFSRYTSPFGYRQHPMGGHRFHYGLDLAAPMGSYIRSWWEGKVIDVHDHTACGTAAIIQSGRWTHIYCHMQGSVVIEKEGGRVLVDRAGGIEIRQGQMVASGQRIGRVGMTGSTTGPHLHWGMKYDGAWVDPAMVIKSGADAQQLQAAQTVE from the coding sequence ATGAATGGTCACCGTGGCGGGGCGCAGGCCCTGAGCTGGATTGTGGTGTTAAGCGTCGGCATTGGCATGATGGCAGAACTGATTCAATCGACCGCCCAGGGCATTGCCGACGAGTTGGGGGCTGTCGCCGAGACCGCTTCGGCCCACCCCTGGCTGGGCGCGTCGTTTCCGTTAGAAAATTTCTCCCGCTACACCTCGCCCTTTGGCTATCGGCAGCACCCCATGGGGGGCCACCGCTTTCACTATGGGCTAGATTTGGCCGCCCCTATGGGCAGCTATATTCGTAGCTGGTGGGAGGGCAAGGTGATTGACGTGCATGACCACACCGCCTGTGGCACCGCCGCCATTATTCAGTCAGGCCGCTGGACCCACATTTACTGCCACATGCAGGGCAGCGTGGTGATCGAAAAAGAAGGGGGCCGGGTGTTGGTCGATCGCGCCGGGGGCATTGAAATTCGCCAGGGGCAGATGGTGGCCTCTGGCCAGCGCATTGGCCGGGTAGGCATGACTGGCAGCACCACTGGCCCCCACCTGCACTGGGGTATGAAATATGACGGGGCTTGGGTTGACCCGGCGATGGTGATCAAATCTGGGGCCGACGCTCAGCAGCTACAGGCGGCGCAAACCGTGGAGTAA
- a CDS encoding M28 family peptidase, translating to MQQRLLGHLEQVARDRNPFFASAHHFFVQQYIQQEFSRWGDVESHTFDFQGQKHTNWILNLPGQDLNRLPILVGAHYDSVPGSPGADDNATGLAALLELARAFSTQPGKSPLRLIAFDLEEFGLVGSRCYAADLHQRGESIQLMLSLEMLGYCCHQPHSQTYPAGLERLYPNRGNYIAQIGQWQSLPTMVQLWWGFRAAGVRSQWLPVIQQGRAVPDTRRSDHAPFWDLGYPAILITDTANLRNRHYHQPTDTLETLDLAFLTQVCQGLLHGLRRL from the coding sequence ATGCAACAGCGCCTTTTAGGGCATCTAGAGCAGGTGGCGCGCGATCGCAACCCCTTCTTCGCCTCTGCCCACCACTTTTTTGTGCAGCAATACATTCAGCAAGAATTCTCCCGCTGGGGTGACGTTGAAAGCCACACCTTTGATTTTCAAGGCCAAAAGCATACCAACTGGATCTTGAACCTGCCGGGCCAAGATCTCAATCGCCTGCCCATTCTCGTCGGGGCTCACTACGACTCAGTGCCTGGCTCCCCCGGAGCCGACGACAACGCCACTGGCCTAGCAGCGTTGCTAGAGTTAGCCCGCGCCTTTAGCACCCAGCCCGGCAAATCTCCCCTGCGCCTGATCGCCTTTGACTTAGAAGAATTTGGCCTAGTCGGCAGCCGTTGCTATGCCGCCGACCTGCATCAGCGGGGCGAGTCGATACAACTCATGCTCTCGCTCGAAATGCTGGGCTACTGCTGCCACCAGCCCCATTCCCAGACCTACCCAGCAGGGTTAGAGCGCCTCTATCCCAACCGGGGCAACTACATCGCCCAGATTGGCCAGTGGCAGAGTCTACCCACCATGGTGCAGTTATGGTGGGGGTTTCGGGCCGCTGGGGTGCGTAGCCAGTGGTTGCCAGTCATCCAGCAGGGTAGGGCGGTACCCGACACCCGCCGCAGCGACCATGCCCCCTTTTGGGATTTGGGCTATCCGGCCATCTTGATTACCGACACGGCTAACCTCCGCAACCGCCACTACCACCAGCCAACCGACACCCTAGAAACCCTAGATCTGGCGTTTCTCACCCAGGTATGCCAGGGGTTACTCCACGGTTTGCGCCGCCTGTAG
- a CDS encoding SDR family oxidoreductase, which yields MAKPIIITGASSGIGYELAKVCAAKGHDLVLIARREDRLLGLKDSLQAAHGVQVLTYRGDLTDANTRYQFFDWTQFKGITPYGLINNAGFGALAPFAETDWDQQNAMLQLNIVALTHLTRLYLPSMIAQGQGRILNMASIAAFLPGSYMAVYYASKAYVLSFTDALATELEGTGVTATTLCPGPTESEFQDKAAMQNVAMFDAKNLPTSGDVAIYGYQAMEKGQRIAVHGTKNKMLTLVTRLLPRKKLAEISRDTQKPA from the coding sequence ATGGCAAAGCCAATCATCATCACCGGGGCGTCTAGCGGCATTGGCTACGAGTTGGCCAAAGTCTGTGCGGCCAAAGGCCACGACCTGGTACTCATTGCCCGTCGCGAAGATCGATTGCTAGGGCTTAAAGACAGCCTTCAAGCCGCCCATGGGGTGCAAGTGCTCACCTACCGGGGCGACCTTACCGATGCCAACACCCGCTACCAATTTTTTGACTGGACTCAGTTTAAAGGCATTACCCCCTATGGCCTCATCAACAATGCCGGGTTTGGGGCCTTGGCCCCCTTTGCCGAAACCGATTGGGATCAGCAAAATGCCATGCTTCAGCTCAACATTGTGGCGCTTACCCATTTGACCCGGCTATACCTGCCAAGCATGATCGCCCAGGGGCAGGGTCGCATTCTCAATATGGCCTCGATCGCAGCCTTTTTGCCGGGGTCTTATATGGCGGTCTACTACGCCAGCAAAGCCTACGTGCTGTCATTTACCGATGCCCTCGCCACCGAGCTAGAGGGGACTGGGGTCACAGCCACCACCCTCTGCCCTGGCCCAACCGAGTCTGAGTTTCAAGATAAGGCGGCCATGCAGAATGTAGCCATGTTTGATGCTAAAAACTTGCCCACCTCTGGGGATGTAGCCATCTACGGCTATCAAGCGATGGAAAAAGGACAACGGATTGCGGTTCACGGCACCAAAAACAAAATGCTGACCCTGGTGACCCGGCTGTTGCCCCGCAAAAAGCTGGCTGAAATTTCTCGCGATACCCAAAAGCCCGCCTAG
- a CDS encoding heavy metal translocating P-type ATPase, whose protein sequence is MPVLSAQPSAQDTASEALPSQTVVLNVSGMKCAGCVRAVENRLAQVDGVRSATVNLVTEVAVVETKTGSVTAEDLVEQVSQAGFTATPRATDGDGDDLTAWVEAKRAEQKQQGRRLGIAIALLILSTIGHLNHFGWLTIPILSDLWFHAVLATVTLAFPAREILVDGWAGLRRLTPNMNTLVALGSGSAYLASVVALVFPDLGWECFFEEPVMLLAFILLGRTLEQRARYQAADALRSLVELQPAVARLISNPATAGAAQTGVEVPARCVQVGEWVQVLPGEKISADGTVVAGQSTVDESMLTGESMPVLKQPGDSVTAGTVNQSGAIALQVTSTGQNTVLAQMIRLVETAQSRKAPIQRLADLISGYFTYGVMSLATLTFLFWYFIGLHHWPQVMHSALGMAHMGHTMTYTSSTLLVSLKLAIAVMVVACPCALGLATPTAILVGSGLGAERGLLIRGGDSLETIHHLDTVVFDKTGTLTLGQPQVTEVQVLADDLTETDILQLAATVESGTQHPLAKAIHQAAAARELDLLQADEFDTQPGLGVAAHISWHDIVQPCALGNQQWMSQREMVLDGDVQDRVKALAEAGQTVVYVALSDRVVGLVAIADQLRHDAAAVVKDLQDQGLQVRVLTGDRKEVADAIAAQLNLNPSQVTAEVSPQGKVDAIRQLQAEGHTVALMGDGINDAPAIAQSDVGISLHSGTDIAMETADVILMGDHLSALLETLTLSRATFNKIRQNLAWAFAYNLVAIPLAAGVLLPTAGVSLSPAAAAGMMAFSSVAVVVNSLLLRRKLPNVLTA, encoded by the coding sequence ATGCCAGTGCTTTCTGCCCAACCGTCTGCTCAAGATACCGCCTCAGAGGCATTGCCCAGTCAAACCGTGGTGCTAAATGTCAGCGGCATGAAGTGCGCCGGATGCGTGCGGGCCGTCGAGAATCGATTGGCCCAGGTAGATGGGGTGCGATCGGCTACGGTCAATCTAGTAACCGAGGTGGCGGTGGTCGAAACCAAAACCGGGTCTGTTACTGCCGAAGACTTGGTAGAGCAGGTGTCTCAGGCCGGCTTTACCGCTACCCCTCGCGCCACCGACGGCGATGGCGATGACCTGACCGCCTGGGTAGAAGCGAAGCGAGCGGAACAAAAGCAGCAGGGGCGGCGGCTCGGGATTGCGATCGCCCTCCTAATTCTCTCCACCATTGGCCACCTCAACCACTTTGGCTGGCTGACGATCCCCATCCTCAGTGACCTGTGGTTTCACGCCGTTTTGGCGACGGTAACCCTGGCGTTTCCGGCGAGAGAAATTTTGGTCGATGGCTGGGCCGGTCTGCGGCGATTGACCCCCAATATGAATACCCTGGTGGCTCTGGGCAGCGGCAGCGCCTACCTGGCCAGTGTAGTAGCGCTGGTGTTCCCTGACCTGGGCTGGGAGTGCTTTTTTGAAGAGCCGGTGATGCTGCTGGCGTTTATTTTGCTGGGCCGCACCCTAGAGCAGCGGGCGCGGTACCAGGCGGCAGATGCGCTGCGATCGCTAGTCGAACTCCAGCCCGCCGTGGCCCGACTGATCTCTAACCCCGCCACCGCCGGGGCCGCCCAAACCGGCGTCGAGGTGCCCGCCCGCTGTGTGCAGGTAGGCGAATGGGTGCAGGTGCTGCCCGGCGAAAAAATCTCCGCCGACGGCACGGTGGTGGCGGGCCAAAGCACCGTGGATGAGTCGATGCTGACCGGCGAGTCGATGCCGGTGCTGAAGCAGCCCGGTGATAGCGTGACGGCAGGCACAGTGAACCAGAGTGGTGCGATCGCCCTGCAAGTGACCAGCACCGGCCAAAACACCGTGCTGGCCCAGATGATTCGCCTGGTAGAAACGGCCCAAAGCCGCAAGGCCCCGATCCAGCGGCTGGCCGACCTGATCTCGGGTTACTTCACCTACGGGGTGATGTCTTTGGCCACCCTCACGTTTTTGTTTTGGTACTTCATCGGGCTGCACCACTGGCCCCAGGTGATGCACTCGGCCCTGGGCATGGCCCACATGGGCCACACCATGACCTACACCTCCTCGACTCTGCTGGTGAGCCTGAAACTGGCGATCGCGGTGATGGTCGTCGCCTGCCCCTGCGCCCTGGGCCTGGCTACCCCCACCGCCATTCTGGTCGGCTCGGGCCTGGGAGCAGAGCGCGGCCTGCTGATACGCGGCGGCGACAGTCTCGAAACCATTCACCACCTCGATACGGTGGTGTTCGACAAAACCGGCACCCTCACCCTGGGCCAGCCCCAGGTCACCGAGGTTCAGGTGCTGGCAGATGACCTGACCGAAACCGATATTCTGCAACTGGCCGCCACCGTCGAGAGCGGCACCCAGCATCCCCTGGCCAAAGCCATCCATCAAGCTGCGGCCGCGCGGGAACTCGATCTGTTGCAAGCCGACGAATTTGATACCCAACCCGGCCTCGGTGTGGCCGCTCACATTAGCTGGCACGACATCGTGCAGCCCTGCGCCCTGGGCAATCAGCAGTGGATGAGCCAGCGAGAAATGGTGTTGGATGGTGACGTGCAAGACCGGGTCAAGGCCCTGGCGGAAGCGGGGCAGACAGTGGTGTATGTGGCGCTGAGCGATCGCGTGGTGGGGCTGGTGGCGATCGCCGATCAGCTGCGTCACGATGCCGCTGCGGTGGTCAAAGACCTACAAGACCAGGGGCTCCAGGTGCGGGTGCTGACCGGGGATAGGAAAGAAGTGGCGGATGCGATCGCAGCCCAGCTCAACCTCAACCCCAGCCAAGTCACCGCCGAAGTTTCCCCCCAGGGTAAAGTAGACGCGATTCGTCAGCTCCAGGCCGAGGGGCACACCGTCGCGCTGATGGGCGACGGGATTAACGATGCGCCTGCGATCGCCCAGTCCGATGTGGGCATTAGCCTCCACTCCGGCACCGACATCGCTATGGAAACCGCCGATGTCATTCTCATGGGCGACCACCTCTCCGCCCTACTCGAAACCCTCACCCTCAGCCGCGCCACCTTCAATAAAATTCGCCAAAACTTAGCCTGGGCCTTTGCCTACAATCTGGTGGCGATCCCCTTAGCAGCAGGGGTGCTGCTGCCCACTGCCGGAGTTAGCCTCAGCCCCGCCGCCGCCGCCGGCATGATGGCGTTTAGCTCTGTGGCGGTAGTAGTTAATTCGTTACTGCTACGTCGGAAGTTGCCTAATGTGCTGACAGCTTGA